One window from the genome of Cytophagales bacterium encodes:
- a CDS encoding PKD domain-containing protein encodes MVHPKPSAQFTVSDDTICSPFTITITDGSSGFDSLYWTFGDGGDTVTVGSLTHTYNNTSLIPVTSTLQLIAKNIDGCTDTFTQAIVVNPNISANFAIVPNDSGCHPFNVTFVNLSQGADTFYWDFGDGSPVETTSAPTHPYINPDTVADSVYSVKLTVISQYSCQADTTQQIVVHPQPVSSFTVSDTVVTAPFIVTLTNSSTGAVSYFWDFGDGDTITKTDTNSFTHPYTNTTDSIVSYTLCLTAKTNFGCTDTSCKPIIVKPQLRADFNIVPNDSGCHRFTVFFINTSVGADTFAWDFGDSSSIDTSKNPTHTFSNTAVVDSVFNVVLIVTSQFGNKDTVTKQVVVHPKPVAQFNMIDTVGCSPLTVTFNNISTGAIIYYWDFGDGDTAIKTNTASFTHKFVDTLLSPILFSITLISESIYGCRDTIKKNITVDPPPNFTFTTLPLTGCKPLQVSFSPKSGAALYEWDFGDTNTLTIAADSTVTHTYNTESTFTVQLIVTTSSGCKDTATQTVTVFPKPAALFSVSDTLNCSPFQVTICNSSTGADVYYWNYGDGNSDTLPDSCFTHPYNNFTDSTVSYIITLIADKIGGCSDTIIKTIYVLPEINPLAGILGGDTAGCHPFTVDFFNQTTGAFNCTWDFGDGDTLNTCSQLINHPFTNDTINIDSVYTVNLYLSTLSCADTVTLNVVVHPVPVAGFTLSDTVGCSPFTLTITNTSSGADNYNWHFGGGSDDTSTTPAPAFTNTYVNPSDTSQLYTITLVAGTQFGCSDTIPKNIVVNPEILAFAQVLGSPTGCHPFTVDFASFAPIADSVLWDFGDATTSTQQNPTHTFLNPPPSTSDSTYIIIFTVYAMGCSVSTPLTVIVQPTPLATFIATPPLQT; translated from the coding sequence ATGGTTCATCCGAAGCCTTCTGCTCAGTTTACTGTTAGTGATGATACAATTTGCAGTCCGTTTACGATTACTATAACTGATGGTTCTTCAGGATTTGATAGTTTGTATTGGACTTTTGGTGACGGAGGGGATACAGTTACAGTAGGGTCTTTAACACATACTTATAATAACACTTCACTCATCCCGGTTACTTCTACATTGCAGTTAATTGCAAAAAATATTGATGGCTGTACTGATACGTTTACCCAAGCAATTGTTGTAAACCCTAATATTTCTGCCAATTTTGCCATTGTGCCCAATGATTCGGGCTGTCATCCGTTTAATGTAACTTTTGTGAATTTATCACAGGGGGCAGATACATTTTATTGGGATTTTGGTGATGGAAGCCCCGTTGAAACAACAAGTGCACCTACGCATCCCTATATCAATCCAGACACTGTTGCGGATAGTGTTTATTCTGTTAAATTAACAGTTATTTCTCAATACAGTTGCCAGGCAGATACTACGCAGCAAATAGTGGTGCATCCTCAGCCCGTTTCATCTTTTACGGTAAGCGATACCGTTGTTACCGCTCCTTTTATTGTCACGCTCACTAATTCTTCAACTGGCGCTGTGAGCTATTTTTGGGACTTTGGTGACGGAGATACCATAACAAAAACTGACACGAACAGCTTTACACATCCTTATACCAACACGACTGACAGCATAGTAAGCTATACCTTATGCTTAACAGCAAAAACCAATTTTGGCTGTACAGATACATCTTGCAAACCCATTATAGTTAAACCGCAGCTCAGGGCAGACTTCAATATAGTCCCCAATGATTCGGGTTGTCATCGGTTTACGGTTTTCTTTATTAATACATCAGTAGGGGCTGATACATTCGCATGGGATTTTGGCGATAGCAGTTCAATTGATACAAGCAAAAATCCAACGCACACATTTTCAAATACAGCAGTTGTAGATTCAGTATTTAATGTTGTATTGATCGTTACCTCTCAATTTGGCAATAAGGATACTGTTACAAAACAGGTGGTAGTACATCCCAAGCCTGTGGCACAATTCAATATGATAGATACAGTGGGCTGCAGTCCGTTGACGGTAACTTTTAACAATATCTCAACCGGAGCAATTATTTATTACTGGGATTTTGGAGATGGTGATACCGCGATAAAAACCAACACGGCCAGCTTTACGCATAAATTTGTTGATACTTTATTATCTCCTATACTATTTAGCATAACGCTTATTTCAGAATCGATCTATGGCTGCAGAGATACTATAAAGAAGAATATCACAGTTGATCCTCCGCCAAATTTTACTTTCACCACCCTTCCTCTTACAGGATGTAAACCACTGCAGGTTTCATTTAGCCCTAAATCTGGTGCAGCATTATATGAGTGGGATTTTGGAGATACTAATACTTTAACAATAGCAGCTGATAGTACTGTAACGCATACTTACAACACAGAATCGACATTTACAGTTCAATTAATAGTTACTACCTCATCGGGCTGCAAGGATACTGCTACGCAGACTGTTACAGTATTTCCCAAGCCGGCTGCGTTATTTTCTGTAAGTGATACACTCAACTGCAGCCCATTTCAGGTAACTATTTGCAATTCATCTACAGGGGCTGATGTTTATTATTGGAATTATGGTGATGGAAACAGTGATACACTTCCTGATTCTTGTTTTACGCATCCTTATAATAATTTTACAGATAGCACGGTTTCCTATATAATCACTTTGATTGCAGATAAAATTGGCGGATGCTCAGATACGATAATAAAAACAATTTACGTGCTTCCTGAAATTAATCCACTTGCAGGAATTCTTGGTGGCGATACAGCAGGATGTCATCCTTTTACTGTAGATTTCTTTAATCAAACCACCGGGGCATTTAATTGTACGTGGGACTTTGGTGATGGTGATACGCTAAATACCTGCAGCCAGTTAATAAACCATCCATTTACGAATGATACCATAAATATTGATTCGGTTTATACAGTTAATTTATACCTCAGCACACTGAGCTGTGCAGATACAGTTACCTTAAATGTTGTAGTTCATCCGGTTCCTGTTGCTGGTTTTACTTTGAGCGATACGGTTGGGTGCAGTCCGTTTACGTTGACAATTACAAATACGTCTTCAGGCGCTGATAATTATAACTGGCATTTTGGCGGTGGCAGTGATGACACATCTACAACTCCAGCGCCTGCTTTTACCAATACTTACGTTAATCCTTCAGATACTTCACAACTCTATACCATTACTTTAGTAGCTGGTACACAATTCGGATGTTCAGATACTATTCCCAAAAATATTGTGGTAAATCCTGAAATTCTTGCATTTGCCCAGGTATTGGGCAGTCCGACAGGATGCCACCCTTTTACGGTAGATTTTGCCAGTTTTGCCCCAATAGCTGACAGTGTGCTGTGGGATTTTGGGGATGCTACGACTTCTACGCAACAAAATCCAACCCATACATTTTTAAATCCTCCCCCTTCAACAAGTGATAGTACGTACATTATAATATTTACTGTATATGCTATGGGTTGCTCAGTTTCAACTCCATTAACTGTTATTGTTCAACCTACACCTTTAGCAACTTTTATCGCAACTCCCCCACTCCAAAC